AAACCCGTGATACAGTAACGAAGTGGACACGTGTTGTTCTCCTTCTGAAGTCGTTCACAACTCCAGAAAGAACACTCGTGTCCACGTTTTTTCAACCCCTGCGCACGCTCATTCCGGATGAACCGGAAATCCCCGCAGCCGACGACCCAGCAACTCCGCGATTTCTACAGGATCGCGGCGCCACAGTTACGATACCCGATCCTCTGGTTCGACCCGCCAGACCTGCATGCGATCGCGGAAGCATTTTCCACAGTCATTCAGGGCGAGAAATTAACCTGTTACGCCTGCGCCGCTCTGCGAAACCACGCGCATCTGCTGGTCCGCAAGCATCGCCTGAAATACGAGGAGATCGCCCACCGCCTCAAAACCGCCAGCGCCGACGTGCTTCGCAGGCGAAAAGACGCCGCCCTCACGCACCCGATCTGGAGTGCCGAGTCCTGCTCGGTCTACAAGGACAGCGTCGAGTCGATGCGAACCTGTATCCGCTACATCGACTCAAACCCGCCCAAGCACCACCTCCCGGCGCAACAATGGGAATTTGTGACGCCCTATGACGATTGGCCTTTTCATAGAAGCAGATAAAGTTGATTCCATTATCATCGTCGGCGCCATATGCTGACGGCGACAACATTGAAGGGGACAACGATGAAATCATGTGGATACGCGATATCGCTGGGGATCATGGCGGTGCTGTGTCTCTCGTGCGATCACGATGATTACCTAATCACAATGGAGGCCAGGGACGACTCCATGCATCGCCAGATTACCGGATGGACGCAGCATTCGACAGGTGCCGCATCACCCCAGTCGCAACTGGCGCCAGGCAAGTTGCGGTCGTTGGAGAACGCTTACTCAACCCGCCTGAGCAAACCCGGCGAGGTCCGTCAGACTTTTGCGGGGGCTTTCTCGGGGAAACTTCCGGGCGAGTTGGATGGGGCAGGCGAATATCGCACTTTTCGCACGCAGATGGGCAGCGTCACTCTCTACGTCGAGCGTTTCAAAGGAGGGGATGACCTGGGCGAACATATGGCGGGTCTGCTCAAGTCCGCTGACGCCATCGCGGAAATATTGAAAGGGTGGTTCAGCGAACACCTGGGGAAGGAAAAGGAGTTCCCCAAGCTCAAGGATTTCCTAGACCAGAATCTGCGCAAAGACATCAAGAACCTTGCGAATCTACCTGTTCATGTCCGACAACGGCCTGGTGACCGACAACGCCAACAAGCGGGAAATCGTCGCCCGAGTGGCTTTGTACCTCATGGAACACGGGTATGTCGCCGCAGATGACGCGCCGAAGATAGCACGAATCGCGTTGGATCCTTCTCTCGATGAAGAATCCAAAGCCAACCAGGCGATGGCCCTGTGCCGCACGTTCATTGCCTCCAGGATGGGCATCGACCCCGCCGACAAGCGACTGCGTTTCCTGGCCGATGCCCGGGCGACAGCGAAATCTTTTGAGGAATATCGCCGCAAAGAACAAGAAAACGAGGGAGTCTCTTCCTCCCGACCTGTCAGCAGCTCTCAATCTTCTGCCAACGATGGCGCCTTGCTGAGCGGACTGCTTTTATGCTTTCCGTTCGAGGCATTCGCAGGCAGTTCCCCTTTTCTCAGTCTGGCCGACAGTGCTTCCTTGTCCATCAGCCTGAAACTGCCTCAAGAGCCGCTGCTGAGCAATGGTAAGTGGGAAAAAAGTTCCAGCGCGGTCCGATGGAGTTTCCCGCCGGGGAATCGCCCCCTTGCCACAATCTGCTATGCAACATGGTGCAAAGTGGATGCAAAGTTCCAGAAGGATCACTTTGGCAAGGTAGTTCTCGATGGTCTGGCTCTGGTGAGATATTGCCTCTGGCGCGGCGGCCTGACCGCGGCCGAAGGCCGCCAGTGGGATGATTTTCTCAATTCTGTCAAGCCTGACAGTGCAAAGAGGCAACTCGAAGCTTTTCTGACGGCACATCGCTTGCCAACCACCCAACCCGCCCGGACTGAGCCTTCTTCGACGGACCCTGAGCAGCCGCCGTCGTATTTGGGCCAGGGCGCGGACATGATTCTGCCCTTGGAAAGCCAATAACAAGGTTTACCCGCGAACGATCTTGCGAATCTTGCGCATCCAGCGGGCTGTCGCCGGGGCGATGCTGCCGTCCATCAGGCAGCCCAGGTTCAGCGTCACCGCGCCGCCGCGCTGGACGCAGTGTTTGATATGCCCGCCGAACATCTCCGCTTCCCAAATCGGGTTATCCACGATCTTGCCGTTTTCGATCTTTCCACAGCCCCAGTTGCAGTCGGGGCTGTAAAGGGCGTGGTAGAGCAACCCATTTCCAGCACCGGCGGAGAAGAGAGCGCTGTCGCTCACGTCGTGGTAATGCTTGCGGTCGGGCGCGGCGGCGAGGGTCTGGAACACCTCGCCGGCCCAGAAATCCTGCGCCTGCGTCGGCACCGGGAACGCCCAGTGATTGAACGCGATCATGCGGCCGTCGAATCCGGTCCGCGCGGCCTTGAGGATCGTGTGGATGTCCAGGTGCCCCCACTTGATGTAGGGCTGATAGAACGAGTCGAGCCAGTACGCCGCGAGGTGCGGGCCGTAGTGCGATCCGACTTCCTCAAACATCCGGCAGCACAGGTCGACGTATTTTTTCATGCTCCGGCACGTTGACAGCGAGGCGAAGGTGGGGCAGTTGAGGTAGGCGCACATCCGCATGCTTCGCCGCTCGAGCTCGTAGCTCATCTCGGCCAGCAGGTCGCGCCGCGTCGTCGACCCGGGGTGGATCTTCTCCCAGAACTCCAGCGGGGCCGGGAAGTGCGGTTCGCCATGGTTGGCGGTGATGAAGACATACCGAGCGCCGGTGTCCTCGATCATGTCGGCCCAGCGTTTGACGTCGAAATCGTTCACCATCTGCTGATACAGTTTGGTGCGTCCCTTCAGGTCGCTGCGGCCGGGCTGCCAGTGGAACATCAGCCCGTACCCAAGCTGCGAGAACCACGCCGGGCTGGGCCGCTCGGCCAGGGCGGCGGCCTCGCGTGCGGCCAGGGCCTTTTGCGCCCGCACCGGCGTCAGCTCGATCGAGGAGACGTTGAGCGACTTGGGTTTTTTGCCCGTCGTTGCATGGACGCTGATCGTGACGGGCCCTTCGCGCAGCCGCAGCGTACCCGGGAGCGTCACGCGCTCGAAGTTGTAGTCGCGCTTATCCTCGCCCGTCCAGACCCCCCAGGTCTTGCCGATGGCCGCGGCGACCTCGCTTTTGCCTGCCGACACTCGCACCGCCGCCGGTTTGCCCGGCACCGAGCAGCACAGCGCCACCTGGTACTCGCCTGCCGCCTGAACGTCGGCCGCCAGATCTACCGACGCCTGCCCCTTCCACATGGCATACAGGTCGAAGTAGTACATCTCGGCTTCGCCGGTGAGGGCGGTCTTGTTGCGGATGTACAGGTGCGAGGTTTCGTCGGGGCGTATCGTGATTCGGTCGGCTCGAATGTTTCGCATGGGCCCATTGTCAATTTCCAGTTTCCGATATGCAATTTCCAATTGGAATCTGCGATCCGCAATCCGCAATCCGCAATCCGCAATCGTTCAGCGCGTGTTAAAAGGTGCATGAGAGCACGAGCGACCTACAGCGTCACAGTGGCCTTGGCTGCAATCCTGCTGGCTTCGGCGGTCTGGGCGTTTCCGCCT
The nucleotide sequence above comes from Planctomycetaceae bacterium. Encoded proteins:
- a CDS encoding alpha-L-fucosidase is translated as MRNIRADRITIRPDETSHLYIRNKTALTGEAEMYYFDLYAMWKGQASVDLAADVQAAGEYQVALCCSVPGKPAAVRVSAGKSEVAAAIGKTWGVWTGEDKRDYNFERVTLPGTLRLREGPVTISVHATTGKKPKSLNVSSIELTPVRAQKALAAREAAALAERPSPAWFSQLGYGLMFHWQPGRSDLKGRTKLYQQMVNDFDVKRWADMIEDTGARYVFITANHGEPHFPAPLEFWEKIHPGSTTRRDLLAEMSYELERRSMRMCAYLNCPTFASLSTCRSMKKYVDLCCRMFEEVGSHYGPHLAAYWLDSFYQPYIKWGHLDIHTILKAARTGFDGRMIAFNHWAFPVPTQAQDFWAGEVFQTLAAAPDRKHYHDVSDSALFSAGAGNGLLYHALYSPDCNWGCGKIENGKIVDNPIWEAEMFGGHIKHCVQRGGAVTLNLGCLMDGSIAPATARWMRKIRKIVRG
- a CDS encoding transposase, yielding MNRKSPQPTTQQLRDFYRIAAPQLRYPILWFDPPDLHAIAEAFSTVIQGEKLTCYACAALRNHAHLLVRKHRLKYEEIAHRLKTASADVLRRRKDAALTHPIWSAESCSVYKDSVESMRTCIRYIDSNPPKHHLPAQQWEFVTPYDDWPFHRSR